The Glycine soja cultivar W05 chromosome 19, ASM419377v2, whole genome shotgun sequence genomic sequence gcAAATTTTGTCCTTTGCCAGTCTCCCTTTTTCTCATTAAATTTGTGCCACTCCTCGTCACCCCTCGTTTGTTTGGCCTCCCCTGCCCCTCCTGATTTTTGATTAATAtcttttgtgaattttattaatttttatcataatatatTAAACTTCATACCaatgataatatttatttagttgatagtataaaattgtattacactgataaattaaaagattacaAATAACTTTATCCTAAATaaagatgttatttttttaatgtgtattgAAAAACTTTAAACcattgataaaaagaaagaaattagttattttCGCATTTATCAGTGTGCAACTACTTGAAAATGGCATTTGATGGTGTCAACTCAATAAAGGCACATATGTGTAAATGTTTGGTTGAAACACGAGCAACTCTGGATTTCATCGTGCTGACTttggttaaaacttaaaaggaaTAGGGCTAGATGTCGGACCATCAAAGTCACAAAATGTACAACAACTAATTGCAGTAAATTCACAACAAGTGACAAAACCACACGGAAAAAGCTCATTCAGACACTAACGCTGCTTTCAGTGCACGACATCAAACGCTAAAAGTCTAAGTAAATTCTATGAGGTATCATTTCATACACTAAAATTTTAGGACTTATAACCTTGTGAAATTGACGAAAACTActgacaaataaataaataactatcaATTTAATCTCTGAGGTATCACCTTCTAAATAATctttaaactaataaaattatataggtTCCATCAATTTTATCCATTGGTTGATATATTTTACTAACATTAAGAGActaatttaaagaatttttctAATATAAAGGATTTTACTTGAGGTAccaaattaatgatttattaaaaaattgacaaaaagtAAAACCCTAAATTAGGTTTAGAATTTGTCAGTGTCAATCTTTAGCCTTTTTGAATCTTCCTCAGACTTTtcctttttaactttttttttaccgtggtttttactaatataaaaaattataataaatgacACTTCATAAAATTAAGGACtataacataaattttaaaaaataaatcaagccAACACTTGCAAAGTTATAATCTAAAACTAACCTGAGAATTTACTCAAATGATGAATGACAATTTGGACCATCAGAATTCTTTTATGGTAAGCCACAAGTATCATGTAGCACGATGAATAGCAATAGAATTGCACCAATCAATATGCCCTTTTGAATATAAAGGTTCATGTTAAAGTCTTAGATTCAAGCAATACTACAGATGCAGAAAGAGCCAGCAAGTCTACACGTACATGTAAGTAAAATTTAAGACTTTAAGATGCTACCCCAAGAACTCAATTTGAAAGCCAACATGCATCTAAATGGTCAATAGGTCTAAATAGGAAGCAATTAGTACAATACACAGTAAGACTCAAATATATACAACCACCATACATAAGGTATGCTCCACAATTCAATTGATAGCTgtaataaataacatatttgcGCTTTTATTAAATTGACATTGGAAGGAGGCAATTGAATGCAGTGTAAAATCTAACTGAAATCAACTTTATTCTCTGTTCCTGTCATGGGAGTCAACATTCAATTAGAACGGAAGAAACAGAACTACAAGAGTCATGCATTCATTGACGAGGAAAGATTCAAACTCCAAGTACATAACAATTCTCCAGCCTTCTTTCCTACAAGATAAATTATTAGCTCAAAGCCCCTCAAAAAACCGAATGTGGTCTTCAAAAGTCTCTCCATGTCTTATTTTGCTCACTGATCCATCATCTTCaacctaaaatattttataaaatataaaaaatgaagatgaagttaaaatttgttttcatgtaAAGTTCTACTAAAGATTGGGCTTAAAACTTTAACGGGATTCTACAAAAGGAATAAATCTAATAAGACCATTGCCAACACGAAATgccattaaatatttataactttCAATCATTAATCGTAACAAGCAATATcccttattttttcaaatacatGTTAAACTTCAAATGATTTTACTAAAGACAcaggaaaacaaaaagaaaacaattaagaAATATCTTACTCAAAAAGGTATTGCTAATatctaatatgttttttttcattaatgacTATCAAAATGCATTTTCACTCAACCGCTCTACTATAAAGAAGACTGCTGAACAAGGTTAGCAAGTGGAAAAAGGAAATTTCATACCCAATACTCAGGAGGCCGCATCTTTAGATTGTAGGTTGATGCCATGCTCATGCAATAAGCACCAGCATCATGAACAACCAAACCAGTACCCTGACATTAAAATTCAGATGAGATAGTTTAAACAAGTTGGCATTGTTGTCTTTGTCATAGTTTTGCATAGATTATgcatgtatattattattatgtaagcAACTATAtaacaaaagataaatatatgatATTACCTTGGCTGGAGTAGGAAGTTCTCTTCCTTTTCCTAAGAAATCTGCAGACTCACAGACAGGGCCAACCACATCAAAAGTTTCTGTTTCAGCATTTGACGGGGCAGGGGAAACCAGCTCTATATGCTGCAACCATACAATGAAAATGTCACTAAACATTCATGTAAACGAAAATTGATACAATACAACCCAGTTGCATGACTGTAGAATCAGGTGACCATAATCACCTTATGCCCTGTCAACATCCAAATTCCAAACAGTTTCTTTAGAATGCAGTTCTGTTATTTACTAGATAACATCATAACAGCTTTAAATGCCATGTTAAATCTAActgaatttatttttcatcttttttccatCGACAGTGTCAACATTCAACCAGAATTGGGAAAACAACCAAAAACGTAATTGCATCCTTTGGCAAGGAGTGGTCCAAGTCCCaaaaacctttttttcttctttacatTAGATCCAGCACACACAAGGGGGTGGAGGTTGTAGAATCCCAGCCAAaccataatataataatatgctGAGCAAGATTTAAGAGTGCATAATACGTTATTAGAAAGCACATGCATTCAACGGGTCTAGAATCCTTCATTGGTTTCCAATGCAATATAGCAGAAAGGAGACATCAGACACAAATTTCTCTAAAGAAAAAACTGTCTGTTATACATTACCAATACTGATGTATTGGATGATAAGTCATAACAAACTTAGGGTACTTATAACATTTACCTGGTAAGCATCATAAAGACTAGGGCGGATAAGTTCAGCCATACTTCCATCAATTACAATGAAGTTTTTAGATCCATTAGTTTTAACACCTGTCACCCGGTTAACTAAGCAACACGTGTTTGCAATGAGTGATCTTCCTGGTTCAATGATGAGATTAAGACCACGTGAAATAACAAGATCTCGTACCTGTTCcaaccatgaaaaaaaaatggaattagCAGGGATACAAAGTGCACAGTTAAAACGTAGTATAACTTACTTATTCTGAGATAAAGGAGTAGTATAACAGGTCCAAGTCTGTACCATAAATAGGCagttaagaagaagaagaagatgctcCTCTATGATTTATAACACATACAAACATGTGTCAAATACTGTTCATAGTATATGCTATTTATAGGACTCGAATAAATACCACATGTAGTTATACTCTAGAAATATCTTGGTTGGTAGAGCTGTGAGACATAATATGAGAGTGCTCGGGTTCAAATCTGGCAATTTATACTGCCCATATCCCCTCCCCCCCTCCTCTCCCTCTCATGTGAGGCTCCCAGTGGACTTCCTTCCTTCAAAGGCCCACCTCAGTGGTGGGTCCCCCCAACAAAAAACATGGACCTATAAGACCTCCATTCTCTGCCATTTGCCACAAGCAAAAGGTCCAATAGTTACTTCTATAGAAATTCTACTGCATGAAAACTTCCATCTTAATAAAAGAAGACTATTGCTAAGAACTTAACATCACAACTGACAACTGAAATCTAGTAATTTATGTATATGAGATGTTTTGGTCCTTTGCACTATTGCATCTTTCATCAACTATAATCAGCAAACATGAATCTCAATAGATGGCATTGATCTAGTTCCTGAAATACTGTAACAAAACATATCTTTGCATAATCTATAAAAATGTTATAGTTCTCAAAGGACTTATTTACCACATTTCTGTGCATGACACAATTACAAAAATGGTAAATGCTACATTTTTTGTGTAACATTGCAATACTAAGAACACTCATTTAAAAGTCATTACTCAGTAGTGATATTCATTATGCTTGCAAGCAATTGCAAACTTAATAACATATAGAATGAATTGATGAAGTGAGATATATAGTCCTCACAGTGTCAATGAGATCTCTAGGTGTAGGAAGGATGGCACCAGAATGATAATAATCTATCCCAAGTCCTCCACCAATATTTAAGTAATCAACTTCAAAACCCTGATCTCGGATTTGGTCAATGTAGTTGATCATAATGGTGGCTGCATCCCTGAAAATGTCAAcctgaaaaagaaagaaaaaaatgcaacaataaTTTCAACATTTTATATTTAGATAAAGATTGAGAATCAACATAAAGTAGTGCAAAACTACAAATTGAGCTAAGAAAGCATGAACGCTGAACGCAAAATAAagcaagaaaacataaattgaaaaaaaaaataaggtatATCTCAAAGTagcaaagcaaaaaagaagcaacagaaaaaataaagaatttccATCTAACCTTGGTAATTGTTGAACCAAGATGGCAGTGGGCCCCTACAAGTTTGAGCTCATTAGGATGTTCCTTCACTGCATCTAAAAAGCACTGCAGCTTCTCATTTCTAATGCCAAATTTAGAGTTCTTATTCCCAGTGGCAACATAAGGATGAACCTAAGGATGACAAagataaaagtttaaatattctAAATGATAAACATAATATAAACAGCGATGCAGATGAGAGCTACAAAATCTGGAGGTCTCAAGTTTAGCAATGGTGCGTTGTGCACTAACCAGTCAATCACAACTTGTAAGTTTTAATGACAATGAAGGTAAATGCAGGAAGAGGGAAGGAAACCACCAGTGGAAGGAAGATATCATATGAATGGAAATTATGAAATATGTAATTGCTTGTGAACATTGTTGATTGTTGAAATATTACAAAGTTGTTTGCAATCAGATATCCTGAGCAATGCATCAAGTAGAACTTCCATGAATGTGTTAGCGTGTGTTTGGTTTATTGGCAGCACACTTTCTActacaacaaaaatgaaaaagcttGTCTCACATTAGATTGGCTTTAACGTCAGTTCCAGTTCTCTAAACAGACATCCAACCATACTATAAGGACAATTTTCAGTTTCTTCTAAACTTGAAAACTTATTTTAGCCCCACTAATCCTAGAAgagaaaatatagttttttttttaaaaaaacacacaattaTTTTCTTCCTTGGAAGCCTCTTTGGATCTGTGCACACCTCAGTTGCTTATCAGTTACCAAATGAGCAAGGACAATAACTCATTGTTGCAAAAATTGCCAAAACCTCTATCCTCTAAGTGAATTACAAGACGCATGAGTCAAACTTCGCTACTCGTGTGTCAAACCTGTACAACAACATACCTGTGGATCCACATCAGGATTAATCCGAAGTAAAACATTGACCTTCTTCCCAGCCCTTTTTGCAGCCTCTACAATGTTTTCCAAGTCAAACTCACTATCAATGTTGACAAACACACCTTCCTGAGCAGCCAAGACCAAATCCTCCAAGATTTTCCCATTCCCATTAAAGATACACCTATTCATCCAACCCAAAATTACattaagaatcacaaaaaatcCTTAACAacacaaaatacaaaaacagCCAAACAACATGCAATGCAGGTGAAAAAGAACACAACAAACAAATTCATGGGTTGAGTGACATTATTAAACCTTGTGGGATCAAAGCCAGCTCGAAGAGCCAACTTCAGCTCATTCCCACTAACAAGCACAGCACCACAACCCAAGTGCCTCAAATGTTCCAAAATCTTCAAGTTATTATTGGCCTTAATGGCATAACCAATTATGGAGTTCAACCCTTCCAATGCATCCTTGTAGGCTTCAACATTCCTAGTTATCTGGGGCTTGCTGTACAAATAGAAAGGTCTTCTCTCAACAGATTCCATGATGTCATGCACCTTGAGGCCCTCACAGTACAGATACCCATCTTCGGATTTGGTGAAACAGTGCTGAAAATGAGCGTTCTTTGTGTCCTCCACCGAGGTTTTGACAGCGTTCTGCGAGAGAACCGCTCTGAGAGCACGTGGTTTTGTGGTGGCTTTGAATTTGAGGGGCAGAAAAAAAAGCTTTTGGGATAACGCGTTTTGGTTTAAGGAGTGGCTGTAGGTTTTGGGAAGGGAAGGAGAGTGAGAAAGAATGTTTGAGCCTGCCATGGCTGTGTGTTGTTGGTGGAAGATTTTGCCGACAAGACAATGTGTGTTGCAAGGATAATCACAAGACAAAACCCTCGCCCATGTTCTAAtttgtgttttatatatatatatagcaatttAGCATATTTTCTACTAAACTACGGTGACAATTTGGGCTTCAGAGGCTAGAGGCTGCTCTTTGGTCAAGGGAATTCCTATTGGGCACAAGAAGAATTGTTATTAGCCCCTATCAACTTGTAAAACTAATGGAAAACATCATTTTATCCCTTAGTTATCACACCCTTTCTATTGACCTTCACCTGCACCCCaacaaatatacaaaaaaaatataattccatgtacaaaatataaaatagaatagTTTGTACCTGTAATTACATTTTCATTGTGTTTGTTGAAGtacaaaaatataacaaaaacatgattttgcGTGTAAAATATGAAAACGTAATCATGATTCTATTTTGGATTGTGTATGTGAAATcaggtttaattgtatttttcaaaatgaaacaaatatacaacaaaaacatgattGTGTGATTTCATTTGAGATTTCGTACACGAAATAATGTTTCATTATAGTGTAGGGatacaaacaaaatataaaatggaaacaagttttcaaatacaaaatatgAAATGGAATCATGATTCCGTTTTCATATTTTGTTGGCATCTATAATGAAAACCTGATTTTGTACCCATAGCAATGATGTTGGGCCAATAACAACCCTCTTTGATCAATTGGAAAACCCAAATTATTTGTGTTCCAGTCATGCCAAGAAAGACGGCCCAAATATTTACATTCTTTATAGAATTTTTTCAGGTCCAGTATTTACAGGTTAAATGAACAATGTTGCTTTTGTCAGCCTAAtaacctttttattttaattaaatgaacaGGAATGTTTATTAGTtcccttttgcttttttcttctgtttcttTTCCaccaacacacacaaaaaaaaaaaaatcaggaatgtagagaaaagaaggggaagaaaaacaaaatgtgaGAAAAGTTAaagaagttaattaattttgatttagagTGGAAAGTTTTATTATGGATGAATTAATAATGTTAACAATGTGTATCTTGAAATGTGATTTTCTTCggtattttttataagattcagTTAACTcatttataatgattaaaaactacttctttttttttatcatacagCATGTGTGAAGTATTTCGTTGGTTCACCGAAGAACTTATAAACCATTTTTTGTAGAATTCTttcttcaattatattttttttatccataatatTAAAACTCAagatgttatttaaaaaaataaaagatcgaAATCTAATTCTACTTATTTCCAAAAAAGAGAGTTCAGATATTTAGGAGGTGTATTGGATTAgcatttcaaaagattttaaaatatttttttttataaaaaaaagtcttctAGTATTTAATCAGAATTTTTAAATGGTATAAATAAGTTTTAtggtattcaattaaaatttttaattttttttaagaaagacaACAAATTCCAATGGTATTCAATTAGgatttttataacttataaaaagtttgttggtattaaaaaatatacaaatagttTTTAAGAAGGATTTCGATAAATTTTATAcgattttttagtataaaacatCTATCAAATAATGTCACTCAAACTCTTGAGATTTTACtagactttttttatttatattttctatgtTACCAGATTTTCTTTTATCCCATGACATATacctttttctctatttaatattctttaatgtgtgtatattatatatatttcttctattcttttgaaataaaaaatgtcaaatatacTATTCtctgtgcatttttttcatttgttttttaaattaaattaatgtttgtcttATGTGCTAAGActaaccatattttttttatattgaatatgTCTATTACGTGCTCGACGTAATATTTTTGTGAATATCACCTTTAATTTTGTCATCCACATACCTCAATAACCCTCTTACCAATTTTCCACTCTCACTATTCTCTTCTAGTATATGTTTGTGataattgtgaaatttgagttaaattaatagttaatttggctaagaatgattataatttttcactttactattgttttaatgaaataatgaagaaattaatatcattgtaattttttatcagcaaaagtcaaaagaaaaaaatttcaagtgttttgaaggaaaattgatgcaaaaaccgAAAGAAAAAGCCTTGAAGAAAAATTGGAGACTGAGACAGCTCACTTAGCGCACAAGACCGACTCAACGCGTGTGCTAGCTTAGCGGCCAATTCACGCTTAGCACGAAGAAGGCCCACGAGAAAGCCCAAGGTCGCGCTTAGCACAAACACCGTGCTAAGCGCGTGATTAAACCGTTATTCTCGCTAAGCCCAGGAGTGCGCACTCAGCGCAAAGTCAGCGTAAAAAGTAAGGTACCTTAGGCTTATAAAAAGAGTAGGAAGAAGGGAAAGACACGTCGAATCGCAAAGCTCTTTATTAAAGATATCCAAAGTTTGAGCATCTTTAATATGGGAAATCCTCCTTCTCTAGCCATTCctcacttattttcttttagtcaTCCAAACCTTTTTTTCATCCATATTAGCATGTGAAGTGTAAGGCCTCTCATGACTATGAAAGGCTAAACCCCCTCTATTGGGAGCCTAGCAGCCAATACCCTTGTAAtgtaatttcttttatcatttattaaatgcaatttctatttctattgttCCTTTTTTGgtcttcatttttattatatggTCTGATTATCCATGCATTTGTTTTAGGAGTTATACAtttgaaaatgataatttataaagaaCTGAGAAATGACATTTAAACAATTCATTGCTAAGGATAAAGTGACTTTGTTTTACATCTGCATACATTTTCATACTTCATGCAATTTACTATTCTATTTtttgcaaagggatttgggagagagaataaataaattagactcTTCATCGTGAGAGATCAAGGTTGAGTGTCTTGGTAGATGTGAGTGGAAATTGAGAAATCATTTAATAgagaaaaaacattaatattacatcaagggTAGTTAGTCATGTTAGgcctaataaatttaaattatgaagtTATCATTTGTCTTTaatcttgtttattttattgttcttgtccttttaatttcaaattcttgcATTCTTCTCTCCATTGCAACCGGGTATTCATCAACCATCAACGTAAGTATAAACAAAGTCCTTTTGAATTTGACACCCGGACTTTCGTTTTTACTTTATTACGTGTGACAAATTGATACACTTCTATCTTTTAATTCAAATCTCGCCAtttcttattattcttttactaactcttataattttgaatatatttttaaaaattcataaaaaaatttcaaatcttataaatttataaaaaaaatttcaaatttgttaattttttattaatataaatccattaaattttaaactatcataaaagttttgtaaaaaaatatgacaaatcaTAATATTTCTACATAAACTTTAATATCTGCAAgacttttttatactaaaataattttttaaaatcctatTTAAATACACCCatatattagttttaattcttttagtCTCTCGTTAGTTATTTCTCAAAATGCTTTgtatattaaacaaaattagACTCCGAAATAGCTTAACATATCAATGTATTCCACGTACTATTTATTAAACTCAGAAATaactcataaaataaaaaaatgtaaaaaaaaaaaaacattttaaattcacTCTTATAAAAGGATGGAGCAAAACCTCTAATTTCATTCTTAAGAAAAGAATCGGAGgaagtataatattattatttaaaacatattttttattattaattgaaatttactgTAAATCATAATTGTTTGTGGATATCGCTTCTTATTTAATAAACctcttttatgattttataatttttaatcaataaaaaaatacattatgaagAGTGAtttagaaaatgttttaataatacgcttctataatttattatgaTCCAGAGTATCGTTTGGGTGTTGAAAGTGGTTAAACATACAAAGATTTACGTGTGCTCTAAAAGTGGGctacatatattttttctctgctttgtgtctttgattttttatgtgaaTCGGTTTTATTTAACATTACTTTGATTTGGTTGGGATATTGAAGATATTCTTTGTCACAATTGTTTTCCATGAGTTCAAACTTATCAGACCAAAAAGTTCATGTTAAGTTCAACTTTATTTAATATAGTTGAACCATTCTTTGaacgtgattttttttatttagataatAAAACAGGAGGTTGGaaaatttttctttctcactctttttttaatattaaaaaatatttttatgacactaattaaaaatataaatagaaattatttaataaaagtagaatacttattacattaaaatacatcaattatttaatacttattttataaatatttaaaaatatttaataaaatatatcaaatatactctttaattattattcttaaGACACTTGCTCTTAAGATACTTCTTTTACTTTCTTGCCATAAATTATCTCCACATGTGAATCAGAATTTATGTAAAACTAAAAGCAACTTTAGTTCAGATATTTTTGCTGATTTCTCTTTTACGTTGATCTTGTTAGATGAGAAACGTTGTTTGCAGAAGTAAATGAATCAAAAAATTTCTTTACTCTCCTGTCATGTTATCATTTAAGTAATTAGTGTTAAAGTTGTTCTGACATTGGTGTATGTACTGGCcttttaagatggttttttcATTTAAACAAAAAACCCAATCAATCATAGGTTCATGATAATTTTTAGAACTTTATATGCAATTTTAAAGAACAAAACTGCCCAGGCATATGGGCTAATTAATGTCATTAAACTTGGTCTTCACATTGGGGACCAATTTTGGGTACAAATATTATGAGGAGCGCCATGGTCATGATTAAGACACCCTTGATAACATATAccttttctttattgaaaacaaaataaaaaaggggaTCATTGTCGGTTAAAAGAGAAGGACTTACGAAAAGAAGAGATAATTATCGACATAATTTAGACTAATGCATTTGCACACACaaaggtaaatttctgtatATGGTGAAACATGCCAATAAAATCATTTGAtgtcaaattttttttccttatccaTCAGACACGGTTTAAGATATTGTTGTCAATCGTTACAACGGAAATTTGGCAATGTAATGCCTGTCCTTTTTACTTGAGAAAACTGAAAACAAACGTTGAACCATATTACACAAACCCTGTTACCTaacataacaataaaatattccGTGAAAGCTGCTTTCACAAGGAAGTGGTCCTAGACGTAGAC encodes the following:
- the LOC114399895 gene encoding diaminopimelate decarboxylase 1, chloroplastic-like — protein: MAGSNILSHSPSLPKTYSHSLNQNALSQKLFFLPLKFKATTKPRALRAVLSQNAVKTSVEDTKNAHFQHCFTKSEDGYLYCEGLKVHDIMESVERRPFYLYSKPQITRNVEAYKDALEGLNSIIGYAIKANNNLKILEHLRHLGCGAVLVSGNELKLALRAGFDPTRCIFNGNGKILEDLVLAAQEGVFVNIDSEFDLENIVEAAKRAGKKVNVLLRINPDVDPQVHPYVATGNKNSKFGIRNEKLQCFLDAVKEHPNELKLVGAHCHLGSTITKVDIFRDAATIMINYIDQIRDQGFEVDYLNIGGGLGIDYYHSGAILPTPRDLIDTVRDLVISRGLNLIIEPGRSLIANTCCLVNRVTGVKTNGSKNFIVIDGSMAELIRPSLYDAYQHIELVSPAPSNAETETFDVVGPVCESADFLGKGRELPTPAKGTGLVVHDAGAYCMSMASTYNLKMRPPEYWVEDDGSVSKIRHGETFEDHIRFFEGL